A stretch of Candidatus Dependentiae bacterium DNA encodes these proteins:
- a CDS encoding ankyrin repeat domain-containing protein codes for MNYFIFIFLTFTALSSYGMDNLLYYVGYTSTATHNLYVAASNDDVSAAQDALKAGARVNARDEDYETPLHVAATNGHHCMVSVLLLSDAFIDAQNKDGDTPLHLAARLGYTLLAESLIVAGANVYIKNKADKTVVDIDSNLKRRATGLTLKQEDNAKKKIAEREALTRLFARSPLIVPDVAPFIAQYVVEDPCYKFNQ; via the coding sequence ATGAACTATTTTATTTTTATATTTTTAACTTTTACTGCGTTAAGTAGTTATGGCATGGATAATTTATTGTATTATGTAGGATATACTTCAACTGCAACGCATAACCTTTATGTAGCTGCTAGTAATGATGATGTTAGCGCAGCTCAAGATGCATTAAAAGCTGGAGCTCGAGTTAATGCAAGAGATGAAGATTATGAAACTCCTTTACATGTGGCAGCAACTAATGGTCATCACTGTATGGTAAGTGTACTGTTATTATCAGATGCTTTTATTGATGCTCAAAATAAAGACGGTGATACTCCGTTACATTTAGCGGCACGGTTAGGATATACATTGTTAGCAGAATCTTTGATAGTTGCAGGTGCGAATGTTTATATTAAAAATAAAGCAGACAAAACAGTAGTAGATATTGATTCAAATTTAAAACGAAGAGCAACAGGTTTAACCTTAAAGCAAGAAGATAATGCTAAGAAAAAGATTGCAGAACGTGAAGCTTTAACAAGATTATTTGCACGTAGTCCATTAATTGTTCCTGATGTAGCACCTTTTATTGCTCAATATGTTGTAGAGGATCCATGTTACAAATTTAATCAATAA